A single region of the Streptomyces sp. NBC_01803 genome encodes:
- a CDS encoding gas vesicle protein GvpO: MADHPDRRRSGPDRNAPVRGPVGAARRASRRLEKLTGHPVDGVSAVCREEDGWRVDVDVLEVPRIPDTTSLLATYQVELDSEGRLLNYRRVRRYRRSATDDC, encoded by the coding sequence ATGGCAGATCACCCTGACCGGCGCCGATCCGGCCCGGACCGCAACGCCCCGGTGCGAGGCCCAGTCGGCGCGGCACGCCGCGCGAGCCGCCGCCTGGAAAAGCTGACGGGCCACCCCGTCGACGGGGTGTCCGCGGTCTGCCGGGAAGAGGACGGCTGGCGCGTCGACGTCGATGTCCTGGAAGTGCCCCGCATCCCCGATACAACCAGCCTGCTCGCCACCTACCAGGTCGAGCTCGACTCGGAAGGACGGCTCCTCAACTACCGCAGAGTGCGCCGCTACCGGCGCTCCGCCACCGACGACTGCTGA
- the gvpJ gene encoding gas vesicle protein GvpJ, giving the protein MTVTTTYRDDVACVPRTGTLYDVIDIILDRGMVIDVFLRVSLVGIEILKIDVRVVIASVDTYLRFAEACNRIDLEADTRSRTVPELFGGGGAVSGLGRKGLSKAAKGAGHAAKEALVGEDDDEDEHHTEEEPVPAGAGRSKKHGGGKARRHRGEED; this is encoded by the coding sequence ATGACCGTGACCACCACCTACCGCGACGATGTCGCGTGCGTGCCCCGCACCGGCACCCTCTACGACGTCATCGACATCATCCTCGACCGCGGCATGGTCATCGATGTCTTCCTGCGCGTCTCGTTGGTCGGCATCGAGATCCTGAAGATCGATGTCCGCGTCGTCATCGCCAGCGTCGACACCTATCTCCGCTTCGCCGAGGCATGCAACCGGATCGATCTGGAGGCCGACACCCGCAGCCGCACGGTCCCCGAGCTGTTCGGCGGCGGCGGAGCCGTCTCCGGCCTGGGCCGCAAGGGCCTGAGCAAGGCGGCGAAGGGCGCCGGCCACGCGGCCAAGGAGGCCCTCGTCGGTGAGGACGACGACGAGGACGAGCACCACACCGAGGAGGAGCCGGTGCCGGCCGGGGCCGGGCGCTCCAAGAAGCACGGCGGCGGCAAGGCCCGTCGCCATCGCGGAGAGGAGGACTGA
- a CDS encoding GvpL/GvpF family gas vesicle protein: protein MDERGVYVYGIIRADHGLSPACRGVGSPPARVRTVRTETLAAVVSEAPESLLARRRDLLAHQETLLTMAETGPVLPMRFGVVSPDEAAVVDQLVAREAEYAATLARLDGRLEMNLKVFPVEDALPDLVRADPAVSRLHAASRSRPGYETSVRLGEAIAAGLHRRAAQAAARTVSDLAPLAEAAAEGPDVAGCVANVSFLVARTRIDRFRTAVADCAAGLGRRAELRLTGPLPCFSFVPAARPEPPVAARRS, encoded by the coding sequence GTGGACGAACGAGGCGTGTACGTCTATGGCATCATCCGCGCCGATCACGGGCTCTCACCCGCCTGTCGGGGAGTCGGCTCCCCGCCGGCCCGCGTCCGGACCGTGCGCACCGAGACGCTGGCCGCCGTGGTCAGCGAGGCCCCCGAGAGCCTGCTCGCCCGGCGGCGCGACCTGCTGGCCCATCAGGAGACCCTGCTCACCATGGCCGAGACCGGCCCGGTCCTGCCCATGCGCTTCGGCGTGGTCTCCCCCGACGAGGCCGCCGTGGTCGACCAGCTCGTCGCCCGCGAGGCCGAGTACGCGGCGACCCTGGCCCGACTGGACGGCCGGCTGGAGATGAACCTGAAGGTTTTCCCGGTCGAGGACGCGCTCCCCGACCTGGTCCGCGCTGACCCGGCGGTGAGCCGCCTGCACGCCGCCTCCCGGTCGCGCCCCGGATACGAGACCAGCGTCCGGCTGGGCGAGGCGATCGCCGCCGGTCTGCACCGCCGTGCGGCCCAGGCGGCGGCCCGCACCGTCAGCGACCTGGCACCGCTCGCCGAGGCCGCCGCCGAGGGTCCCGACGTGGCGGGCTGCGTCGCCAACGTCTCGTTCCTCGTCGCCCGGACCCGGATCGACCGCTTCCGCACGGCCGTCGCGGACTGCGCGGCGGGCCTCGGGCGCCGCGCCGAGCTGCGGCTGACCGGCCCGCTGCCCTGCTTCAGCTTCGTCCCCGCGGCCCGCCCCGAGCCACCCGTCGCGGCGAGGCGATCCTGA
- a CDS encoding gas vesicle protein GvpG produces the protein MGLLSGLLLLPLAPVRGIGWVADRIAEAAEEEVRDPAPLMARLGDLHRALDAGEIGLADFEEEEERLLLLLRERETGTPEGLR, from the coding sequence ATGGGCCTGCTGTCGGGGCTGCTCCTGCTGCCGCTCGCGCCCGTGCGCGGCATCGGCTGGGTGGCCGACCGGATCGCGGAGGCGGCCGAGGAGGAGGTGCGCGACCCGGCACCGCTCATGGCACGCCTCGGCGATTTGCACCGCGCCCTGGACGCGGGCGAGATCGGCCTGGCCGATTTCGAGGAAGAGGAAGAGCGCCTGCTGCTCCTGCTGCGGGAGCGCGAGACGGGCACCCCGGAGGGTTTGCGATGA
- a CDS encoding SRPBCC family protein, with product MPKPTQTDSHDGLSESVERLRHELVGFLGAQVQRLADTAGERVTDLTEKLGSAVPGGAGALPKVGARVLHGESPATSVIKEGAKGVKDKTAGTVKKAVGGGKKEDDKKGKGGGTKVTNVIETIDIGMPLRACYNHWTEFEKFGDFMKGVQGVQRPDETTSDWKLKIGPSSRGWHATVEEQIPDERIEWTSEGAQASTRGVVTFHEITPTLTRIVVVVEYYPSGFFEKTANLWRAQGRRLRLDLKHFQRHVTLEADEVPEGWRGEIRDGEVVRSHEDAMSAEHDESGENGENGEQAGHDDEHEDDEDFDDEEED from the coding sequence ATGCCCAAGCCCACGCAGACCGACTCGCACGACGGTCTCTCCGAGAGCGTCGAGCGGCTCCGCCACGAGCTCGTCGGCTTCCTCGGCGCCCAGGTGCAGCGGCTCGCCGACACGGCGGGCGAGCGGGTCACGGACCTCACCGAGAAGCTGGGTTCGGCCGTCCCCGGCGGCGCCGGGGCCCTGCCCAAGGTGGGCGCCCGCGTCCTGCACGGCGAGTCACCCGCCACCTCGGTGATCAAGGAAGGCGCCAAGGGAGTCAAGGACAAGACGGCCGGCACGGTCAAGAAGGCCGTCGGCGGCGGCAAGAAGGAGGACGACAAGAAGGGCAAGGGCGGCGGCACCAAGGTCACGAACGTCATCGAGACCATCGACATCGGCATGCCGCTGCGCGCCTGCTACAACCACTGGACCGAGTTCGAGAAGTTCGGCGACTTCATGAAGGGCGTGCAGGGCGTCCAGCGGCCGGACGAGACCACCAGCGACTGGAAGCTGAAGATCGGTCCCTCCAGCCGCGGCTGGCACGCCACCGTGGAGGAGCAGATCCCCGACGAACGCATCGAGTGGACGTCGGAGGGCGCCCAGGCCAGCACGCGCGGCGTGGTCACCTTCCACGAGATCACGCCCACCCTGACCAGGATCGTCGTGGTCGTCGAGTACTACCCGTCGGGCTTCTTCGAGAAGACGGCCAACCTCTGGCGCGCCCAGGGCCGCCGCCTGCGGCTGGACCTGAAGCACTTCCAGCGCCATGTGACGCTGGAGGCCGACGAGGTGCCCGAGGGCTGGCGCGGCGAGATCCGCGACGGCGAGGTGGTCCGCAGCCACGAGGACGCCATGAGCGCCGAGCACGACGAGAGCGGCGAGAACGGCGAGAACGGCGAGCAGGCAGGCCACGACGACGAGCACGAGGACGACGAGGACTTCGACGACGAGGAAGAGGACTGA
- a CDS encoding gas vesicle protein — protein MTRTAKPLEAYEPLEPYPPRTANLADILERILDKGIVIAGDIKIDLLDIELLTIRLRLFISSVDTAKRAGINWWETEPSLSTRAAHDELADENTRLRERLAALEWALDRKEPDPA, from the coding sequence GTGACCCGGACCGCCAAGCCGCTGGAGGCGTACGAGCCGCTGGAGCCGTACCCGCCGCGCACCGCCAACCTCGCCGACATCCTCGAACGCATCCTCGACAAGGGCATCGTCATCGCGGGCGACATCAAGATCGACCTGCTCGACATCGAGCTGCTGACCATCAGGCTGCGGCTGTTCATCTCCTCCGTCGACACCGCCAAGCGGGCCGGCATCAACTGGTGGGAGACGGAGCCGTCCCTCTCCACCCGCGCCGCCCACGACGAGCTGGCCGACGAGAACACGCGGCTGCGCGAGCGCCTGGCGGCGCTGGAGTGGGCCCTGGACCGGAAGGAGCCCGATCCCGCATGA
- a CDS encoding GvpL/GvpF family gas vesicle protein, translated as MTTQAAAPRTSIAICVFAVRRATGREPALPPVTGHAGGGPVRTVTVGTLAAVIQDVPADEFSEAALRERFSDRDALERCARAHHEVVAAAAATGPAVPLPLATLYLDEDRARAALVRDEPRLRAVLDRIEGRAEWGVKVSVAAAPDEPPAAPAPAPAPATATATATAKAAPPDTAVTGRAYLDRLRTRRQAGEERREAALRAAEWVHTTLSGLSAAARRLRAHGPGVTGERHRQVLNAAYLVDASRAAELAAAVETLRRDPDIGDRLTIELTGPWAPYSFTGGAETEAGDDGDR; from the coding sequence ATGACGACGCAGGCCGCCGCCCCGCGCACGTCCATCGCCATCTGTGTCTTCGCCGTCCGCCGGGCCACCGGCCGGGAGCCCGCCCTGCCCCCGGTCACCGGCCACGCGGGCGGCGGCCCGGTCCGCACGGTCACCGTCGGCACGCTGGCCGCCGTGATCCAGGACGTGCCGGCCGACGAGTTCTCCGAGGCGGCCCTGCGCGAGCGGTTCTCCGACCGGGACGCCCTCGAACGCTGCGCGCGCGCCCACCACGAGGTGGTCGCCGCCGCCGCGGCCACCGGCCCCGCCGTTCCGCTGCCCCTGGCGACGCTCTACCTGGACGAGGACCGGGCCCGCGCCGCGCTCGTGCGGGACGAGCCGCGGCTGCGCGCCGTCCTGGACCGGATCGAGGGACGGGCCGAGTGGGGCGTCAAGGTGTCCGTCGCCGCGGCACCCGACGAGCCACCCGCCGCCCCCGCCCCGGCCCCCGCCCCGGCCACTGCCACTGCCACTGCCACTGCCAAGGCCGCTCCCCCGGACACCGCCGTCACCGGCCGGGCGTATCTGGACCGGCTGCGCACCCGTCGCCAGGCCGGCGAGGAGCGGCGCGAGGCCGCGCTGCGCGCCGCCGAGTGGGTGCACACCACCCTCAGCGGCCTCTCCGCCGCCGCCCGCCGGCTGCGCGCGCACGGCCCCGGGGTGACCGGCGAGCGGCACCGCCAGGTGCTCAACGCCGCCTACCTGGTGGACGCTTCGCGCGCCGCCGAGCTGGCGGCGGCCGTCGAGACACTGCGTCGGGACCCGGACATCGGCGACCGGCTGACGATCGAGCTGACCGGCCCCTGGGCGCCGTACTCCTTCACGGGCGGCGCGGAGACCGAGGCCGGTGACGATGGCGACCGCTGA
- a CDS encoding gas vesicle protein, with protein MATADPVPWTGEDGPYGPLGVPLVDLLDRVLAAGVVISGDLVIAIAEVPLIRVSLQALISSVNDRVPSPWADGGPL; from the coding sequence ATGGCGACCGCTGACCCGGTGCCCTGGACGGGCGAGGACGGCCCCTACGGACCGCTCGGCGTCCCCCTGGTGGACCTGCTCGACCGCGTCCTGGCCGCGGGCGTCGTGATCAGCGGCGATCTGGTCATCGCCATCGCCGAGGTGCCGCTGATCCGGGTCTCGCTCCAGGCGCTGATCTCCTCGGTCAACGACCGTGTGCCCTCGCCCTGGGCGGACGGCGGCCCGCTGTGA
- a CDS encoding gas vesicle protein K: MTGGGIVPGRSGGRALDIAPETVGRDLAALVLTVVELLRQLMERQALRRADSGELTDGQIERMGTTLMLLDQRMDELRESFGLRPEDLNLDLGPLGSLLPRD, translated from the coding sequence GTGACCGGCGGTGGCATCGTCCCCGGACGGAGCGGAGGCCGCGCGCTGGACATCGCGCCGGAGACGGTCGGCCGGGACCTGGCCGCGCTGGTGCTGACCGTGGTGGAGCTGCTGCGGCAGCTCATGGAGCGCCAGGCCCTGCGCCGCGCCGACTCCGGCGAGCTGACCGACGGCCAGATCGAACGGATGGGCACCACGCTGATGCTGCTCGACCAGCGCATGGACGAGCTGCGGGAGTCCTTCGGGCTGCGGCCGGAAGACCTCAACCTCGATCTCGGTCCGCTCGGTTCACTGCTGCCCCGCGACTAG
- a CDS encoding DUF2550 domain-containing protein, protein MVLALLVAVGVVLLLVVVGLFGFGARRRLIQRSGGTFDCSARFVPPRAGQSSGKGWLYGVARYNGDNVEWFRVFSYAPRPRRTLQRDRIQVRERRHPQGDEELALLPGAMVLSCRHNGFDVELAMSEDALTGFLAWLEAAPPGQRVNVA, encoded by the coding sequence ATGGTCCTCGCCTTGCTTGTGGCGGTCGGCGTGGTGCTTCTGCTCGTCGTCGTCGGCCTGTTCGGCTTCGGCGCCCGGCGGCGGCTGATCCAGCGCTCGGGCGGCACGTTCGACTGCAGCGCCCGGTTCGTTCCGCCCCGGGCCGGCCAGTCGTCCGGTAAGGGCTGGCTCTACGGCGTCGCCCGGTACAACGGGGACAACGTCGAGTGGTTCCGCGTCTTCTCCTACGCGCCGCGCCCGCGGCGGACTTTGCAGCGCGACCGCATCCAGGTGCGGGAGCGGCGGCATCCGCAGGGCGACGAGGAGCTGGCGCTGCTGCCGGGCGCGATGGTGCTGAGCTGTCGGCACAACGGCTTCGACGTGGAGCTGGCGATGAGCGAGGACGCGCTGACCGGCTTCCTGGCCTGGCTGGAGGCGGCCCCGCCCGGCCAGCGGGTGAACGTCGCCTGA
- a CDS encoding F0F1 ATP synthase subunit epsilon, producing MAELHVELVAADRQVWSGEASLVVARITSGDIGIMPGHQPLLGVLREGPVTIRTTGETGEGTVVAAVHGGFLSYTDGKLSLLAEIAELSEEIDVQRAERALEQARADADAAAERRADVRLRAVAASGR from the coding sequence GTGGCTGAGCTGCACGTCGAGTTGGTCGCCGCCGACCGCCAGGTATGGTCCGGCGAGGCCAGTCTGGTCGTCGCGCGCATCACCTCCGGCGACATCGGCATCATGCCGGGGCACCAGCCGCTGCTCGGCGTTCTCCGCGAAGGCCCGGTGACCATCCGCACGACGGGTGAGACCGGCGAGGGCACGGTCGTGGCCGCGGTGCATGGCGGTTTCCTTTCGTACACGGACGGTAAGCTGTCGCTGCTCGCCGAGATCGCCGAGCTGTCGGAGGAGATCGACGTCCAGCGGGCCGAGCGGGCCTTGGAGCAGGCGCGGGCCGACGCGGACGCGGCGGCCGAGCGGCGTGCGGATGTCCGTCTGCGGGCCGTGGCGGCGTCGGGGCGCTGA
- the atpD gene encoding F0F1 ATP synthase subunit beta codes for MTTAAEAPTERAVATGRVARVIGPVVDVEFPVDTMPEIYNALTVQIADPANAGESKTLTLEVAQHLGEGLVRTIALEPNDGLVRQSPVTDTGAGITVPVGDVTKGRVFNTLGRILNEPEAESEITDRWEIHRKAPAFDQLESKTEMFETGLKVIDLLTPYVKGGKIGLFGGAGVGKTVLIQEMIMRVAKLHEGVSVFAGVGERTREGNDLIAEMDESGVLPQTALVFGQMDEPPGTRLRVALAGLTMAEYFRDVQKQDVLFFIDNIFRFTQAGSEVSTLLGRMPSAVGYQPNLADEMGVLQERITSTRGHSITSMQAIYVPADDLTDPAPATTFAHLDATTVLSRPISEKGIYPAVDPLDSTSRILDPRYVSQDHYECASRVKGILQKYKDLQDIIAILGMDELSEEDKLTVQRARRIERFLSQNTHAAKQFTGLDGSDVPLDESISAFNSIADGEFDHFPEQAFFMCGGLDDLKAKAKKLGVS; via the coding sequence ATGACCACTGCTGCTGAGGCCCCCACCGAGCGGGCCGTGGCGACGGGCCGTGTGGCGCGAGTCATCGGCCCGGTCGTCGACGTGGAGTTCCCCGTCGACACCATGCCGGAGATCTACAACGCCCTGACCGTCCAGATCGCCGACCCGGCGAACGCCGGCGAGAGCAAGACGCTGACCCTGGAGGTCGCGCAGCACCTGGGCGAGGGCCTGGTGCGCACGATCGCCCTGGAGCCGAACGACGGCCTGGTGCGCCAGTCGCCGGTCACCGACACCGGCGCCGGCATCACCGTGCCGGTCGGCGACGTGACCAAGGGCCGGGTGTTCAACACCCTGGGCCGCATCCTGAACGAGCCCGAGGCCGAGTCGGAGATCACCGACCGGTGGGAGATTCACCGCAAGGCCCCCGCGTTCGACCAGCTTGAGTCGAAGACCGAGATGTTCGAGACCGGTCTGAAGGTCATCGACCTGCTCACCCCGTACGTCAAGGGCGGCAAGATCGGCCTGTTCGGCGGCGCGGGCGTGGGCAAGACCGTGCTCATCCAGGAGATGATCATGCGTGTGGCGAAGCTGCACGAGGGCGTCTCCGTCTTCGCCGGCGTCGGCGAGCGCACCCGTGAGGGCAACGACCTGATCGCGGAGATGGACGAGTCCGGTGTACTGCCGCAGACCGCGCTCGTCTTCGGTCAGATGGACGAGCCGCCGGGCACCCGGCTGCGGGTCGCGCTGGCCGGTCTGACCATGGCGGAGTACTTCCGCGATGTGCAGAAGCAGGACGTGCTGTTCTTCATCGACAACATCTTCCGCTTCACCCAGGCCGGTTCCGAGGTCTCCACGCTGCTGGGCCGCATGCCCTCGGCCGTGGGGTACCAGCCGAACCTGGCGGACGAGATGGGCGTGCTCCAGGAACGCATCACCTCGACGCGCGGTCACTCGATCACCTCGATGCAGGCGATCTACGTGCCCGCCGACGACCTGACCGACCCGGCGCCCGCCACCACGTTCGCCCACCTGGACGCCACCACGGTGCTCTCCCGGCCGATCTCCGAGAAGGGCATCTACCCGGCGGTGGACCCGCTGGACTCCACCTCGCGGATCCTGGACCCGCGGTATGTCTCGCAGGACCACTACGAGTGCGCCTCGCGCGTCAAGGGGATCCTGCAGAAGTACAAGGACCTCCAGGACATCATCGCGATTCTGGGCATGGACGAGCTGAGCGAGGAGGACAAGCTCACCGTTCAGCGCGCCCGCCGTATCGAGCGCTTCCTGTCGCAGAACACCCACGCGGCGAAGCAGTTCACCGGTCTGGACGGCTCGGACGTGCCGCTGGACGAGTCGATCTCCGCGTTCAACTCGATCGCCGACGGTGAGTTCGATCACTTCCCGGAGCAGGCGTTCTTCATGTGCGGTGGCCTCGACGACCTGAAGGCCAAGGCCAAGAAGCTGGGCGTTTCCTGA
- a CDS encoding F0F1 ATP synthase subunit gamma, producing MGSQLRVYKRRIKTVSATKKITRAMEMIAASRIVKAQRKVAASKPYADELTAAVTAVANGSTVKHPLTTEAERPRRAAVLLITSDRGLAGGYSSNAIKAGERLTDELVARDLEVDTYIVGRKGVGYYAFRERATTQSWTGFTDSPTYADAKEVAAPLIEAMQRDTDEGGVDELHIVYTEFVSMMTQTPVGRRLLPLSLAEVAEESAESPARATDPKALYDFEPSAEEVLDALMPRYVESRIYNALLQAAASKHAATRRAMKSATDNAEDLIRSFTRLANAARQAEITQEITEIVGGASALADATAGSER from the coding sequence ATGGGCTCCCAGCTTCGGGTCTACAAGCGCCGGATCAAGACCGTCAGCGCGACCAAGAAGATCACGCGGGCGATGGAGATGATCGCCGCCTCGCGCATCGTCAAGGCGCAGCGCAAGGTGGCGGCCTCCAAGCCGTACGCGGACGAGCTGACCGCCGCCGTCACGGCGGTGGCGAACGGCTCGACCGTCAAGCACCCGCTCACCACCGAGGCGGAGCGTCCCCGGCGGGCCGCGGTGCTGCTGATCACCAGCGACCGCGGACTGGCCGGCGGGTACTCGAGCAACGCCATCAAGGCCGGGGAGCGCCTGACCGACGAGCTGGTCGCGCGGGATCTTGAGGTCGACACCTACATCGTCGGCCGCAAGGGTGTGGGGTACTACGCCTTCCGCGAGCGGGCCACGACCCAGTCGTGGACCGGCTTCACCGACAGCCCGACGTACGCCGACGCCAAGGAGGTGGCGGCGCCGCTGATCGAGGCCATGCAGCGGGACACCGACGAGGGCGGCGTGGATGAGCTGCACATCGTCTACACCGAGTTCGTGTCGATGATGACGCAGACGCCCGTGGGGCGCCGGCTGCTGCCGCTGAGTCTGGCGGAGGTGGCGGAGGAGTCCGCGGAGTCCCCCGCCAGGGCCACGGACCCGAAGGCGCTCTACGACTTCGAGCCGTCGGCCGAAGAGGTCCTCGACGCGCTGATGCCGCGCTATGTGGAGAGCCGTATCTACAACGCGCTCCTCCAGGCGGCGGCCTCCAAGCACGCGGCCACCCGGCGGGCCATGAAGTCGGCGACGGACAACGCGGAAGACCTCATCAGGTCGTTCACGCGGCTCGCCAACGCGGCCCGCCAGGCCGAAATCACCCAGGAAATCACCGAGATCGTCGGTGGCGCGAGCGCCTTGGCCGACGCGACCGCGGGAAGTGAACGCTAA
- the atpA gene encoding F0F1 ATP synthase subunit alpha, whose protein sequence is MAELTIRPDEIRDALENFVQSYTPDAASREEVGTVSVAGDGIAKVEGLPSAMANELLKFEDGTLGLALNLEEREIGVVVLGEFSGIEEGQPVRRTGEVLSVGVGEGYLGRVVDPLGNPIDGLGEIETTGRRALELQAPSVMQRKSVHEPMETGYKAVDTMTPIGRGQRQLIIGDRQTGKTALAVDTIINQRDNWRSGDPSKQVRCIYVAIGQKGSTIASVRGALEEAGALEYTTIVAAPASDPAGFKYIAPYTGSAIGQHWMYDGKHVLIVFDDLSKQADAYRAVSLLLRRPPGREAYPGDVFYLHSRLLERCAKLSDEMGAGSMTGLPIVETKANDVSAFIPTNVISITDGQCFLESDLFNAGQRPALNVGISVSRVGGSAQHKAIRQITGSLRVDLAQYRELEAFAAFGSDLDAASKSALARGQRMVELLKQEQYSPYSTENQVVSIWSGTNGLMDDIPVPDIRRFERELLDYLGREHKDLMTSIREGGKLSDDTVQAIGSAVNKFKQQFETSDGKLLGED, encoded by the coding sequence ATGGCGGAGCTCACGATCCGGCCGGATGAGATCCGGGACGCGCTGGAGAATTTCGTCCAGTCGTACACGCCGGACGCGGCCTCGCGGGAAGAGGTCGGGACGGTCAGCGTTGCCGGTGACGGCATCGCGAAGGTCGAGGGGCTGCCCTCGGCCATGGCGAACGAGCTGCTGAAGTTCGAGGACGGCACCCTCGGCCTCGCCCTCAACCTTGAGGAGCGGGAGATCGGCGTCGTCGTTCTCGGTGAGTTCAGCGGCATCGAGGAGGGACAGCCGGTGCGCCGCACCGGAGAGGTCCTGTCCGTCGGTGTCGGCGAGGGCTACCTCGGCCGGGTCGTGGACCCGCTGGGCAACCCGATCGACGGCCTCGGCGAGATCGAGACCACGGGCCGCCGCGCCCTGGAGCTGCAGGCCCCCTCGGTCATGCAGCGCAAGTCGGTGCACGAGCCCATGGAGACCGGCTACAAGGCCGTCGACACCATGACCCCGATCGGCCGCGGCCAGCGCCAGCTCATCATCGGCGACCGGCAGACCGGCAAGACCGCCCTCGCGGTGGACACGATCATCAACCAGCGCGACAACTGGCGTTCCGGCGACCCGAGCAAGCAGGTCCGCTGCATCTACGTGGCGATCGGCCAGAAGGGCTCGACCATCGCGTCCGTGCGCGGCGCGCTGGAGGAGGCGGGCGCCCTGGAGTACACCACGATCGTGGCGGCTCCGGCGTCCGACCCGGCCGGTTTCAAGTACATCGCGCCCTACACCGGCTCGGCCATCGGCCAGCACTGGATGTATGACGGCAAGCACGTGCTGATCGTCTTCGACGACCTGTCGAAGCAGGCCGACGCCTACCGCGCCGTCTCTCTCCTGCTGCGCCGCCCGCCGGGCCGTGAGGCGTACCCGGGCGACGTCTTCTACCTGCACTCCCGGCTGCTGGAGCGCTGCGCGAAGCTGTCCGACGAGATGGGCGCCGGCTCCATGACGGGCCTGCCGATCGTGGAGACCAAGGCCAACGACGTGTCGGCGTTCATCCCGACCAACGTCATCTCCATCACCGACGGCCAGTGCTTCCTGGAGTCCGACCTGTTCAACGCGGGCCAGCGCCCGGCGCTGAACGTCGGCATCTCCGTCTCCCGCGTCGGCGGCTCCGCCCAGCACAAGGCGATCCGGCAGATCACCGGCTCGCTGCGGGTGGACCTCGCCCAGTACCGTGAGCTGGAGGCGTTCGCCGCCTTCGGTTCCGACCTGGACGCGGCGTCCAAGTCCGCCCTGGCCCGGGGCCAGCGGATGGTGGAGCTGCTCAAGCAGGAGCAGTACAGCCCGTACTCGACGGAGAACCAGGTGGTCTCCATCTGGTCCGGCACCAACGGCCTGATGGACGACATCCCCGTGCCGGACATCCGCCGCTTCGAGCGCGAGCTGCTCGACTACCTGGGCCGTGAGCACAAGGACCTGATGACGTCCATCCGCGAGGGCGGCAAGCTGTCGGACGACACCGTCCAGGCCATCGGCTCCGCGGTCAACAAGTTCAAGCAGCAGTTCGAGACCTCGGACGGCAAGCTGCTGGGCGAGGACTGA
- a CDS encoding F0F1 ATP synthase subunit delta, with protein MMGASREALDAARERLVALTDNTGVDAAALATDLAAVTGLLDRETSLRRVLTDPAQAGERKAELVRRLLTGQVGGEAVDLVSGTVRSRWSSSRGLVDAIEELADTADLIAAERAGVLDSVEDELFRFGRVVSTSPELRAALSVKDDSPAAVSAKAGLVRELLSGRVQAVTERLVIRLVERPRGRSLDAGLNALSTMAAARRNRSVAVVTSAVPLDDRQRQRLGDALARLYGRPVQLNLDVDPAVVGGISVRIGDEVIHGTVADRLDEVNRRMAG; from the coding sequence ATGATGGGAGCGAGCCGGGAGGCGCTGGACGCGGCGCGGGAGCGTCTCGTCGCGCTGACGGACAACACCGGCGTCGACGCGGCGGCCCTCGCCACGGACCTCGCCGCCGTCACCGGTCTGCTCGACCGCGAGACCTCGCTGCGCCGGGTCCTGACCGACCCGGCGCAAGCCGGGGAGCGCAAGGCCGAGCTGGTCCGGCGGCTGCTGACCGGCCAGGTCGGCGGGGAGGCCGTCGATCTGGTCTCCGGCACGGTCCGCTCCCGGTGGTCCTCCTCCCGCGGCCTGGTGGACGCGATCGAGGAGCTGGCCGACACGGCCGACCTGATCGCGGCTGAGCGGGCCGGCGTGCTGGACTCGGTGGAGGACGAGCTGTTCCGGTTCGGCCGTGTCGTGTCCACGTCGCCCGAACTGCGGGCGGCGCTCAGCGTCAAGGACGACAGCCCCGCCGCGGTCTCCGCCAAGGCCGGGCTGGTCCGCGAGCTGCTGAGCGGCCGGGTGCAGGCGGTCACCGAGCGGCTCGTCATCCGACTGGTGGAACGGCCGCGGGGACGTAGCCTGGATGCGGGGCTCAACGCGCTCAGCACCATGGCCGCGGCCCGGCGCAACCGCTCGGTCGCCGTCGTCACCTCGGCGGTGCCGCTCGACGATCGGCAGCGGCAGCGGCTGGGCGACGCCCTCGCGCGGCTGTACGGCCGCCCGGTTCAGCTGAATCTGGATGTCGACCCGGCGGTCGTCGGCGGGATCTCGGTCCGTATCGGTGACGAGGTCATCCACGGCACCGTCGCCGACCGCCTGGACGAGGTCAACCGGCGGATGGCGGGCTGA